In the genome of Apodemus sylvaticus chromosome 2, mApoSyl1.1, whole genome shotgun sequence, one region contains:
- the Vamp1 gene encoding vesicle-associated membrane protein 1: MSAPAQPPAEGTEGAAPGGGPPGPPPNTTSNRRLQQTQAQVEEVVDIMRVNVDKVLERDQKLSELDDRADALQAGASQFESSAAKLKRKYWWKNCKMMIMLGAICAIIVVVIVSLGKTYFLVLKTPGHSSLLPEAVPHASPHVI; the protein is encoded by the exons AT GTCTGCTCCAGCTCAGCCACCTGCTGAAGGGACAGAAGGGGCTGCCCCAGGCGGGggtcctcctggtcctcctcccAATACGACCAGTAACAGACGATTACAGCAAACCCAGGCCCAAGTGGAGGAG GTGGTCGACATCATGCGTGTGAATGTGGACAAGGTCCTGGAGAGGGACCAGAAGTTGTCAGAGCTGGATGACCGAGCTGATGCCTTGCAGGCTGGGGCATCACAATTTGAAAGCAGTGCTGCCAAGCTAAAAAGGAAGTACTGGTGGAAGAACTGCAAG ATGATGATCATGCTGGGAGCTATCTGTGCCATCATCGTGGTAGTCATTGTAA GCCTAGGAAAGACGTACTTTCTGGTTTTAAAAACACCAGGGCActcttcccttctcccagaaGCCGTCCCACACGCTTCGCCTCATGTCATTTAA